A part of Marinobacter psychrophilus genomic DNA contains:
- a CDS encoding TAXI family TRAP transporter solute-binding subunit has translation MIHSFALRRPLLTATAATVLTTMMTLGATAVSAETALPDTMTWSSYDVGSAGYAEASAIADAFGKKYGTRIRIQPSGSAIGRLQPLISERADFSFLATETFFAAEGIHDFSTRRWGPQDLRAVAGRPSSFGIFTAADANIKTLKDLKGKRFAYVAGNPSINVKCDAFLAFAGLTRDDVEAIMFPTYGNTMSALARNEADASCTTTTPSHVYELAESPRGIRWLEVPAEDTEGWARLKAVAPFFQPSTETIGAGISEENPVDILAYRYPVLTVRADTDPELVYTFIKALDETYDMYKDATAVMPRWRLSEAGTPAIDVPFHAGAIRYLKEKGIWTEEHQAWNDQRTERLNALRDAWPKALAEAEGKSDEEFATIWEKHRLETLSSL, from the coding sequence ATGATTCACTCCTTTGCTCTGCGCCGCCCGTTGCTAACAGCAACCGCCGCGACTGTGCTCACCACCATGATGACCCTCGGCGCGACCGCGGTCAGCGCCGAAACCGCGCTGCCTGACACCATGACCTGGTCGTCGTATGACGTTGGATCGGCAGGTTATGCCGAAGCCTCCGCCATTGCCGATGCGTTTGGTAAGAAATACGGCACCCGTATACGCATTCAACCATCAGGTTCTGCCATTGGTCGCCTGCAGCCATTGATCAGCGAACGTGCCGACTTCAGTTTCCTGGCCACCGAAACGTTTTTCGCGGCTGAAGGTATCCACGACTTCTCCACCCGCCGTTGGGGCCCTCAGGATCTTCGTGCTGTTGCTGGCCGACCGTCGTCGTTCGGTATTTTCACCGCCGCCGATGCCAATATTAAAACCTTGAAAGACTTGAAAGGTAAGCGCTTTGCCTACGTTGCAGGCAACCCGTCGATCAACGTCAAGTGCGATGCATTCCTGGCCTTTGCCGGTCTGACCCGGGACGACGTAGAAGCCATCATGTTTCCCACTTACGGCAACACCATGAGCGCACTAGCCCGCAATGAAGCTGATGCTTCCTGCACCACCACCACGCCAAGTCATGTCTACGAGTTGGCCGAATCGCCCCGTGGCATTCGCTGGCTGGAAGTGCCGGCTGAAGACACGGAAGGCTGGGCGCGTCTGAAGGCAGTGGCACCATTCTTCCAACCCTCCACCGAGACGATTGGTGCAGGCATCAGCGAAGAGAACCCGGTGGATATTCTGGCTTACCGTTACCCGGTGCTGACCGTTCGTGCGGACACTGATCCGGAGCTTGTCTATACCTTCATCAAGGCACTGGATGAGACCTACGACATGTATAAGGACGCCACTGCGGTTATGCCCCGCTGGCGCCTGTCTGAAGCCGGCACCCCGGCTATCGATGTGCCTTTTCACGCCGGCGCCATCCGTTACCTGAAAGAAAAAGGTATCTGGACCGAGGAGCACCAGGCCTGGAACGATCAGCGTACCGAGCGCCTGAACGCACTGCGGGATGCCTGGCCTAAGGCCTTGGCCGAAGCGGAAGGCAAAAGCGACGAAGAGTTCGCGACTATCTGGGAAAAGCATCGTCTGGAAACTTTGAGTTCCTTGTGA
- a CDS encoding IclR family transcriptional regulator, whose translation MTLVDRLTMTTENNQTKVRPFTSSTTLAKASLLLRTVAKIFPTGGTLSRIAREVGMNTATAHRLLTALAHEGLLNFDPYAKTYHVGFELLQIAESAQAVAPDLKLRHHLRPMLASIARRTEESTYLSILANRDSVCIDLAEGTYPISANTLVAGARRPLGIGAGAMALLAALPLKEGNQMVIKNQERYERYSGITPAEVGYGLSECRRLGFAFNNGRIVPEVAALGVAFKVPDSEHRVAISVASVVSRMHAERRQLVIGVIRDEIRQWISQTVDHPALTGSCVGSHFQHSLE comes from the coding sequence ATGACTCTAGTAGACAGATTAACCATGACCACCGAAAACAATCAGACTAAAGTTCGGCCGTTCACGTCCAGCACAACGCTGGCGAAAGCCTCACTGCTTTTGCGCACGGTTGCGAAAATCTTCCCGACTGGAGGCACCTTGTCCCGCATTGCCAGGGAAGTGGGAATGAACACGGCCACAGCGCATCGTCTGCTGACAGCGCTGGCTCATGAAGGGTTACTCAACTTTGATCCTTACGCCAAAACCTATCATGTCGGCTTTGAGCTGCTGCAAATTGCCGAGTCAGCACAAGCGGTAGCACCGGACTTAAAGTTACGTCACCACCTGCGACCGATGCTGGCCAGCATTGCGCGGCGTACCGAAGAATCCACCTACCTATCCATACTCGCCAATCGCGATTCCGTGTGCATTGACCTCGCCGAAGGCACGTATCCCATCAGTGCCAATACCCTAGTGGCGGGTGCACGAAGGCCCCTGGGCATAGGTGCAGGCGCAATGGCACTGCTGGCCGCTTTGCCTCTTAAGGAAGGTAACCAGATGGTGATAAAGAACCAGGAGCGCTATGAACGCTACTCTGGCATTACCCCGGCCGAGGTGGGGTACGGCCTGAGCGAGTGCCGCCGATTGGGCTTTGCATTTAACAACGGGCGTATCGTGCCGGAAGTCGCAGCGCTTGGGGTGGCTTTTAAAGTGCCGGATAGCGAGCATCGTGTCGCTATCAGTGTTGCGTCCGTGGTGTCTCGTATGCACGCCGAGCGCCGGCAACTCGTTATCGGCGTCATTCGAGATGAGATTCGTCAGTGGATCTCGCAAACGGTGGATCACCCGGCGCTTACTGGAAGCTGTGTTGGAAGCCACTTCCAACATTCGCTTGAGTAA
- a CDS encoding aldehyde dehydrogenase family protein, translated as MSTSHPLYINGQWVTGAKRITNTSPSDLTDVIGEYDQASAEQTQQAISAARQGFAQWSKSGLEQRYKVLMAIGDELIARQQELGELLSREEGKPLAEGKGEVYRSGQFFHYYAAEVLRQIDERADSVRPGVEIDVRREPLGVVGVISPWNFPMATAVWKIAPALAFGNAVVFKPANLVPASAWALTEIISRQEFPAGTFNLVMGSGGETGEALINSPQIQALTFTGSLEVGRRIASATVANLVKCQLEMGSKNALIVVDDADVDLAVEAAFNGSYSGSGQKCTASSRLIVTDAVHDEFVSKLIARLEKATVGHALHEGVQIGPIADKRQLDSNMAWIERAQADGATLVFGGNRVEMATEGYYMEPALFTDTTNDMAINRDEVFGPIACVIRVADYEAALTTLNDTQYGLTGGIITNSLKLASDFKARAETGCVMVNLATAGTDYHVPFGGRKNSSFGPREQGQYAREFYTVVKTCYVRA; from the coding sequence ATGAGCACGTCCCACCCACTTTACATTAATGGCCAATGGGTCACCGGCGCCAAGCGCATCACCAACACCAGCCCGTCTGACCTGACCGATGTGATCGGCGAGTACGACCAGGCCAGCGCCGAACAGACCCAACAGGCCATTAGCGCCGCCCGACAGGGCTTCGCGCAGTGGAGCAAAAGCGGGTTGGAACAGCGCTACAAGGTTCTGATGGCCATTGGCGACGAGCTGATTGCGCGTCAGCAGGAGCTGGGTGAATTACTATCGCGGGAAGAAGGTAAACCCCTGGCCGAAGGCAAAGGCGAAGTGTATCGCTCCGGTCAGTTTTTCCATTACTACGCCGCCGAAGTGCTGCGCCAGATTGACGAACGTGCAGACTCCGTGCGCCCAGGCGTAGAAATAGATGTTCGCCGCGAGCCGTTGGGCGTGGTGGGCGTTATCAGCCCGTGGAACTTCCCTATGGCCACCGCAGTTTGGAAAATTGCACCGGCTCTGGCGTTTGGTAACGCCGTCGTCTTTAAACCCGCCAACCTGGTGCCCGCCAGCGCCTGGGCGCTGACTGAAATCATCAGCCGCCAGGAATTTCCGGCAGGCACATTTAACCTGGTAATGGGTTCCGGCGGCGAAACCGGTGAAGCCCTGATTAACAGCCCGCAGATTCAGGCCCTGACCTTTACCGGCTCCCTGGAAGTAGGTCGCCGCATAGCGTCTGCTACCGTTGCCAACCTGGTGAAATGCCAGCTCGAAATGGGCTCTAAAAATGCGTTGATCGTGGTTGACGATGCCGATGTAGACCTGGCCGTAGAAGCCGCCTTTAACGGCTCCTATTCTGGCAGCGGCCAGAAGTGCACGGCCTCGTCACGCCTGATTGTGACCGATGCCGTTCACGACGAGTTTGTCAGCAAGCTGATTGCCCGCCTGGAAAAAGCCACCGTTGGCCACGCCCTGCACGAAGGCGTTCAGATCGGGCCCATCGCCGACAAACGCCAGCTGGACTCCAACATGGCGTGGATTGAACGCGCCCAGGCCGACGGCGCCACCCTGGTTTTTGGTGGCAACCGCGTTGAAATGGCAACCGAAGGCTATTACATGGAGCCCGCGCTGTTCACCGACACCACCAACGACATGGCCATTAACCGCGACGAAGTGTTCGGCCCTATCGCCTGCGTTATCCGCGTAGCGGATTATGAAGCCGCCCTTACCACTCTGAACGACACCCAGTACGGCCTGACCGGGGGCATTATTACAAACTCCCTGAAGCTGGCGTCTGATTTCAAAGCCCGTGCCGAAACCGGTTGTGTAATGGTGAACCTGGCCACTGCAGGCACCGACTACCACGTGCCCTTCGGAGGCCGTAAAAACTCCAGCTTTGGCCCCCGCGAACAGGGCCAGTACGCGCGCGAGTTCTACACCGTGGTAAAAACCTGCTACGTGCGGGCATAA
- a CDS encoding dipeptidase, giving the protein MLTIDGLQYSNWSREIFEQMRAGGVTAVHATLVYHENTRETLTRFGEWNRRFEQHSDLIMPVYEPADIQRAHASNRIGVFFGAQNCSPIEDDIDMIAVMRRMGLMIMQLTYNNQSLLATGCYEAQDNGITRFGRQAIAEMNRTGMIIDMSHSSEKSTLEAIKLSTRPVIISHANPSTFHAAKRNKSDKVLKAIAESGGLLGFSVYPFHLKDGPDCTLESFCDMVADTANLMGIEHIGLGTDLCQGQPQTVLDWMRNGRWSKEMDFGEGNKGNAGWPRPLTWFQDNRDFPAIIEGLRKKGFNETDVQKIMGLNWLKQLEEGTTPAI; this is encoded by the coding sequence ATGCTGACCATAGACGGACTGCAATACTCCAACTGGTCCCGTGAGATATTCGAGCAAATGCGCGCCGGCGGAGTTACCGCCGTGCACGCCACGCTGGTGTACCACGAGAACACCCGCGAAACCCTGACCCGCTTTGGCGAATGGAATCGGCGTTTTGAGCAGCACTCGGACCTGATCATGCCGGTGTACGAGCCGGCTGACATCCAGCGTGCCCACGCAAGCAACCGCATCGGCGTTTTCTTCGGTGCGCAGAACTGCTCACCCATTGAAGACGACATCGACATGATCGCGGTCATGCGCCGTATGGGCCTGATGATCATGCAGCTGACGTACAACAACCAAAGCCTGTTGGCAACGGGTTGCTACGAAGCACAAGACAACGGCATCACCCGCTTTGGCCGCCAAGCTATCGCGGAAATGAACCGTACCGGCATGATAATCGATATGTCCCACAGCTCGGAAAAATCGACGCTGGAGGCCATCAAGCTGTCGACCCGGCCGGTCATTATTTCCCACGCCAATCCGTCGACGTTCCATGCGGCGAAGCGCAATAAATCAGACAAGGTTCTAAAAGCCATCGCCGAAAGCGGCGGACTGCTGGGCTTCTCGGTGTACCCGTTCCATCTGAAAGACGGGCCGGACTGCACCCTGGAAAGCTTCTGCGACATGGTGGCCGATACCGCCAATCTGATGGGTATTGAGCACATAGGGCTGGGTACAGATTTGTGCCAAGGCCAGCCGCAAACGGTGCTGGATTGGATGCGCAACGGGCGCTGGTCAAAGGAAATGGATTTTGGCGAGGGCAACAAAGGCAACGCCGGCTGGCCAAGACCGCTAACATGGTTTCAGGACAATCGCGATTTTCCTGCCATTATAGAGGGGTTGCGTAAAAAAGGGTTCAACGAGACCGACGTACAAAAAATCATGGGCCTGAATTGGCTTAAACAACTTGAAGAGGGCACCACGCCGGCAATTTAA
- a CDS encoding 3-oxoacid CoA-transferase subunit A, producing the protein MINKICESLRAAVADIEDGSVVMIGGFGNSGIPMQLIEALRLHGARELTIVSNNAGTAEEGIASLLRDGLVRKMVCSFPRSSGSIWFERLYEEGKIELELVPQGTLAERIRAAGAGLGGVYTPTGYGTRLADGKETKVINGKGYVLETAMPADVALIKAHRGDAWGNLIYNTAGRNFNPIMATAARITIAEVNAVVEVGELDPEHVVTPGIFVDRVVVQKVQQHDTA; encoded by the coding sequence GTGATTAACAAAATCTGTGAATCCCTGCGAGCCGCGGTTGCCGATATTGAAGACGGCAGTGTTGTGATGATCGGCGGTTTCGGTAATTCCGGTATTCCGATGCAGCTGATCGAAGCGCTTCGCCTGCACGGTGCCCGTGAGCTGACCATTGTTTCCAACAATGCCGGCACCGCTGAAGAAGGCATTGCGTCGTTATTGCGGGACGGTCTGGTGCGTAAGATGGTGTGTTCGTTCCCACGCTCGTCCGGCTCGATCTGGTTTGAGCGCCTTTACGAAGAGGGAAAAATTGAGCTGGAGCTGGTGCCACAGGGCACCCTGGCGGAGCGTATCCGCGCCGCTGGTGCTGGTTTGGGTGGGGTTTATACACCCACCGGTTATGGCACCCGGCTGGCCGACGGTAAAGAGACTAAGGTGATCAATGGCAAGGGCTACGTGCTGGAAACCGCCATGCCTGCTGATGTGGCACTGATCAAAGCGCACCGGGGAGATGCCTGGGGCAATTTGATCTACAACACAGCCGGTCGTAATTTCAATCCCATCATGGCAACCGCCGCCCGAATCACCATTGCCGAAGTTAACGCCGTGGTTGAGGTCGGTGAGCTTGACCCGGAGCACGTGGTGACGCCGGGGATATTTGTTGATCGCGTAGTGGTTCAAAAGGTACAGCAACATGATACGGCTTAA
- a CDS encoding LysR family transcriptional regulator, with product MPPELKIQQLRYVITVVEEGSFHAASRRLHRTQPALSMAVRELEQKLGQNLLERGSKVRLTPFGEYCLPRFRDLVNQHDRMTRDVAAHADGREGHIHIATVPSVASRIMPSFLARFITRFPDVNISLHDENAHYVCQMVTNGEVDLGITSLWQNSEELHYRHLFEDKIGVVCRRDHALAQHKTLDWQHLRGEKLIGNGTSRLLMSTAAAELVENSAFYISNMISLLAMLEAGAGVTTLPQLAFPEQSASLCFIPLHNPDVVRRIGLVKSANRTLAPAAQAMEAFVLEQLWADAV from the coding sequence ATGCCGCCCGAGCTTAAAATCCAGCAGTTGCGCTATGTGATTACGGTGGTGGAAGAGGGAAGTTTTCACGCTGCGTCACGACGTTTGCACCGTACCCAGCCGGCGCTGTCGATGGCGGTGCGGGAGCTTGAGCAAAAGTTGGGGCAGAATTTGCTGGAGCGGGGCAGCAAGGTGCGTCTGACGCCGTTTGGTGAATATTGCCTACCAAGGTTTCGTGATCTGGTGAACCAGCACGACCGCATGACGCGGGACGTAGCCGCTCACGCAGATGGTCGCGAGGGACACATTCACATTGCCACAGTGCCGTCGGTGGCCAGCCGAATCATGCCGTCGTTTCTGGCGCGCTTTATTACCCGTTTTCCCGATGTGAATATCAGCCTGCACGACGAAAATGCCCATTACGTGTGCCAGATGGTGACTAACGGCGAGGTGGACCTGGGTATTACCAGTTTGTGGCAAAACAGTGAGGAGCTGCACTATCGCCATTTGTTCGAGGATAAAATTGGCGTGGTGTGTCGTCGTGACCACGCGCTGGCGCAGCATAAAACTCTGGATTGGCAGCACCTGCGCGGCGAAAAGCTGATTGGTAATGGTACCTCGCGGTTATTGATGAGCACGGCGGCGGCCGAATTGGTGGAGAACAGCGCCTTCTATATATCGAATATGATTTCTCTGCTAGCGATGCTTGAAGCCGGAGCCGGCGTGACCACCCTGCCGCAGTTGGCGTTCCCCGAACAGAGTGCCAGCTTGTGTTTTATCCCGCTGCACAATCCGGACGTAGTGCGCCGCATTGGTCTAGTGAAATCTGCCAACCGCACCTTGGCACCGGCGGCCCAAGCGATGGAGGCGTTTGTGCTGGAGCAGCTTTGGGCAGATGCGGTTTAG
- a CDS encoding BCCT family transporter produces MKNNNIKAGGDYSIAQLGDPVLLALSVGFIVLFVGFSLFDLKGVADLIGTGFAWTAKVFGTYFQILLLATFFIAIGVACSPAGRAKIGNLDRPEMSTFRWLSIIMCTLLAGGGVFFAAGEPIYHFVVTPPAFTSEPGTAAAVSNAMAQSFMHWGFLAWAVLGTLAAIVLAHAHYVNDKPLQPRTLLYPVFGERIMSGWLGSVVDACCVIAVVAGTVGPIGFLATQMSFGLSELFGLTDGLGTQMAILAVLAAIYVTSAVTGIHRGIQVLSRLNVFLALAVAAIIFIFGPTLFLTNTYFQSMGQYVSSFMEMATMTSETAPAWWMKWWTVFFFAWFIGYAPLMAIFVARISRGRSIREMIMAVAVMAPIATTIWFTLLGGSGIYYQMTGVIDLADALNNFRFDVATLTVAQALPGGSFMALAILVLTTIFVATTGDSMSYSIAVVSSGHDDPNTFVRAFWGLAMAGMAGVLLYMGAGQISVLQQFIVITAIPVSLVLLPSLWLGPKAAYAMAREQNLIPQLSGATSAKGSVTLEEHSKVRS; encoded by the coding sequence ATGAAAAATAACAACATCAAGGCAGGCGGTGATTACTCTATTGCCCAACTCGGCGACCCAGTATTACTGGCACTCAGTGTGGGCTTTATTGTGCTGTTTGTCGGGTTCTCATTGTTTGACCTGAAAGGCGTCGCAGATCTCATTGGTACCGGCTTTGCCTGGACCGCGAAAGTCTTTGGCACTTACTTCCAGATACTGTTGCTGGCCACCTTTTTTATTGCCATCGGCGTTGCTTGCAGCCCTGCCGGCCGAGCCAAAATCGGCAATCTCGACCGCCCGGAAATGAGCACCTTTCGCTGGTTGTCTATTATTATGTGTACCCTGCTGGCCGGTGGCGGCGTGTTCTTCGCCGCAGGCGAGCCCATCTATCACTTTGTGGTGACCCCGCCGGCGTTTACCTCCGAGCCAGGCACGGCAGCCGCCGTGTCCAACGCCATGGCACAGTCCTTTATGCACTGGGGCTTTTTGGCCTGGGCCGTGTTGGGTACCCTGGCTGCCATTGTTCTGGCCCATGCCCACTATGTAAATGACAAGCCGCTGCAACCGCGCACATTGCTTTACCCGGTGTTTGGCGAAAGGATCATGAGCGGCTGGCTGGGCAGCGTCGTCGATGCCTGCTGCGTTATCGCAGTGGTTGCCGGCACCGTTGGCCCGATTGGCTTTCTGGCCACCCAAATGAGCTTTGGCCTGAGTGAACTGTTCGGTCTTACAGATGGCCTGGGCACTCAAATGGCCATTTTGGCGGTGCTGGCGGCTATCTACGTAACCTCTGCTGTCACCGGCATTCACCGCGGCATTCAGGTTCTCAGCCGCCTGAACGTATTCCTGGCGCTGGCCGTTGCCGCCATTATCTTTATTTTTGGCCCTACCCTGTTCCTGACCAACACCTACTTCCAGAGCATGGGCCAGTACGTGTCATCGTTCATGGAGATGGCAACCATGACCTCAGAAACCGCACCGGCCTGGTGGATGAAGTGGTGGACGGTATTTTTCTTTGCCTGGTTTATCGGCTACGCCCCATTGATGGCAATTTTCGTGGCGCGCATATCCCGCGGCCGCAGTATTCGTGAAATGATCATGGCAGTGGCGGTTATGGCCCCTATTGCCACCACTATCTGGTTCACACTTTTGGGCGGTTCAGGCATCTACTACCAGATGACCGGCGTGATTGATCTGGCCGACGCCCTCAACAACTTCCGCTTTGACGTAGCCACGCTTACCGTCGCCCAGGCACTGCCAGGCGGCAGCTTTATGGCCCTGGCCATTCTGGTACTGACCACCATATTCGTGGCCACCACCGGCGACTCCATGAGCTACTCCATCGCCGTAGTCAGCTCCGGTCATGACGATCCCAACACCTTTGTACGCGCATTCTGGGGCCTGGCTATGGCTGGTATGGCTGGCGTGTTGTTGTACATGGGCGCCGGGCAAATCAGCGTGCTGCAACAGTTTATTGTGATAACCGCTATTCCTGTGTCGCTGGTTCTGCTGCCGTCGCTTTGGCTGGGCCCAAAAGCCGCCTACGCCATGGCCCGCGAACAGAATCTGATTCCGCAACTGTCTGGTGCAACCTCAGCGAAAGGCTCGGTAACACTGGAAGAACACTCAAAGGTGAGATCATGA
- a CDS encoding TRAP transporter permease, with amino-acid sequence MKASSDVTAKPSNAPESPSSRLQGFAYWCAMGLGTLGLLMAINQTFNLKILGFQPLGNAYLYYLIGVFLAAAFLCFPAWSGARHRVPWYDWPLALAALGACGYLGYHGLIMIQLGWDYMAPIEATAASAVLLVLVLEGVRRCGGWPLLAVALLFGTYPLYAGSMPGFLWGNEYGLAETIRAHVMGVESIIGIPMQVVAQLVIGFVVFGAALTVTGGGEFFMRFSTALMGRSRGGPAKVSVLSSGILGSLSGSVISNILTTGPITIPTMKKTGYPAHYAAAIEACASTGGTLMPPIMGAVAFIMASFLGVPYSEIIIAAFLPALLFYLALIFQVDIYAAKRGLKGMPEADIPSMKETLKDGWPYLFSLAMLIYMLLFMRLEAYAPYYATVVLLGISMFKRRHRLNLKRALAFILDLTTSVSNLVAILAGIGLVVGGLSYTGVAGAFSRELLLYADGSIPLMLAAGAVTSFVLGMGMTVSACYIFLSILLAPALVNAGLNPLASHLFILYWGMMSYITPPVALAAITAAGVAGANASKTGLYAMRLGGILFILPFLFVLNPSLILQGALSDILVSVVTAVTAIWLMASAMEGYLYRVGVLAWPLRILVMISGVVLIYPDIVTDAIGFSLAGLIYAWHQWVRRPMSLKPG; translated from the coding sequence ATGAAAGCCTCATCGGACGTCACCGCCAAACCTTCCAATGCGCCTGAATCTCCTTCTAGCCGTCTCCAGGGCTTCGCCTACTGGTGCGCTATGGGTCTGGGTACGCTGGGTTTGCTGATGGCGATTAACCAAACGTTTAACCTGAAAATTCTCGGTTTCCAGCCGCTGGGCAACGCCTACCTTTATTATCTGATCGGTGTTTTTCTTGCGGCTGCCTTCCTCTGTTTTCCGGCTTGGTCGGGAGCTCGTCATCGGGTCCCCTGGTACGACTGGCCACTGGCGCTGGCGGCTCTGGGCGCCTGTGGTTACCTGGGCTACCACGGCTTGATCATGATCCAGCTGGGCTGGGATTATATGGCGCCAATCGAGGCGACTGCTGCTTCTGCAGTATTGCTGGTACTGGTGTTGGAAGGTGTTCGTCGTTGCGGTGGCTGGCCGCTGCTTGCAGTGGCGTTACTATTCGGCACCTACCCACTTTACGCCGGTTCCATGCCCGGTTTTCTGTGGGGCAATGAATATGGCCTGGCCGAAACCATTCGTGCGCACGTTATGGGTGTCGAGAGCATTATCGGTATTCCCATGCAGGTGGTGGCGCAACTCGTCATCGGTTTTGTGGTGTTTGGTGCTGCGTTGACGGTTACCGGCGGGGGCGAGTTTTTCATGCGCTTTTCCACGGCACTCATGGGCCGCAGTCGCGGTGGCCCGGCCAAAGTGTCCGTGTTATCCAGTGGTATTCTTGGCAGCCTGTCAGGGAGCGTGATCTCCAACATCCTGACCACCGGCCCAATTACCATTCCCACCATGAAGAAGACCGGCTACCCCGCCCATTACGCAGCTGCGATTGAGGCTTGCGCCTCTACCGGTGGCACGCTTATGCCGCCGATTATGGGAGCAGTGGCTTTTATCATGGCGTCGTTTCTGGGGGTACCATACTCGGAGATCATCATTGCCGCTTTCCTGCCGGCGCTGCTTTTCTATCTCGCACTGATTTTTCAGGTTGATATCTACGCCGCCAAGCGAGGTCTCAAGGGCATGCCGGAAGCGGACATACCGAGCATGAAAGAGACCCTGAAAGACGGTTGGCCCTACCTGTTCAGCCTGGCCATGCTGATCTACATGTTGCTGTTCATGCGGCTGGAGGCCTATGCGCCTTACTACGCCACAGTGGTGCTGTTAGGCATCTCAATGTTCAAGCGCCGGCACCGGCTCAATCTCAAGCGCGCGCTGGCGTTTATCCTGGATCTGACCACCAGTGTTTCAAACCTGGTGGCTATTCTGGCCGGCATTGGCCTGGTGGTCGGTGGTTTGTCCTACACCGGGGTGGCCGGTGCCTTTTCCCGCGAGTTGCTACTCTACGCCGATGGCAGCATCCCGCTGATGCTGGCGGCCGGTGCAGTGACCAGTTTTGTGTTGGGCATGGGGATGACCGTCAGTGCGTGCTACATCTTCCTCTCCATTCTGCTGGCGCCCGCGCTGGTCAATGCCGGTCTGAATCCGCTGGCGAGCCATCTGTTCATTCTGTATTGGGGCATGATGTCGTACATCACGCCGCCGGTTGCCCTGGCGGCGATTACTGCTGCCGGCGTTGCCGGTGCTAACGCCAGCAAGACCGGGCTATATGCCATGCGGCTTGGGGGCATCCTATTCATCCTTCCGTTCCTGTTCGTGCTTAACCCGTCGCTGATTCTTCAGGGCGCCCTGAGCGACATTCTGGTCTCTGTGGTGACAGCCGTAACCGCGATCTGGCTGATGGCCTCCGCTATGGAGGGGTATCTTTACCGGGTCGGCGTTCTGGCCTGGCCCTTGCGAATACTGGTGATGATCTCCGGTGTCGTGCTGATCTATCCCGACATCGTGACGGATGCTATTGGCTTTAGTCTGGCCGGACTGATCTACGCGTGGCACCAATGGGTACGGCGGCCTATGTCGCTCAAACCCGGTTAA
- a CDS encoding YgaP family membrane protein — protein sequence MSVNIGSADRIIRALIGVVLLALVFVGPQTSWGWFGVVPLATALIGNCPAYSLLGIKTCKTQ from the coding sequence ATGAGCGTTAATATAGGATCTGCAGATCGAATCATCCGTGCACTCATCGGCGTTGTCCTTCTGGCACTGGTATTTGTCGGCCCACAAACGTCTTGGGGCTGGTTTGGTGTTGTACCCTTGGCCACCGCGCTGATCGGTAACTGCCCTGCCTACTCACTGCTCGGCATTAAAACCTGCAAAACGCAGTAA
- a CDS encoding 3-oxoacid CoA-transferase subunit B, whose protein sequence is MIRLNMNEMASRVAQDIPDGAYVNLGIGMPTSVANFVSDDKQVIYQSENGILGVGPAPEPDKIDPDLINAGKQYVTLLKGGCYFDNAESFAMMRGGHLDIAVLGAFQVSATGDLANWATNDDKFPPAVGGAMDLAVGAKQLFVLMRHTTKTNEPKILEQCEYPLTGAGVVKRIYTDLAVIDVTDEGLRVRELYGDNTLAEVQALTAATLLPPL, encoded by the coding sequence ATGATACGGCTTAATATGAATGAGATGGCTAGTCGGGTGGCCCAGGACATTCCAGACGGCGCCTATGTCAATCTTGGCATTGGCATGCCGACCTCGGTTGCCAACTTTGTGTCTGATGATAAACAGGTTATTTATCAAAGCGAAAACGGTATTCTTGGCGTGGGGCCGGCGCCAGAGCCTGACAAAATTGATCCGGATCTGATCAATGCCGGCAAGCAGTATGTGACGCTGCTCAAAGGCGGCTGCTACTTCGACAACGCCGAATCCTTTGCGATGATGCGCGGCGGCCATCTGGATATTGCGGTGCTGGGTGCATTTCAAGTTTCGGCAACCGGCGATCTGGCTAATTGGGCCACCAACGACGACAAGTTTCCACCGGCTGTTGGCGGTGCCATGGATCTGGCGGTGGGTGCAAAACAGTTGTTCGTGCTGATGCGCCACACCACAAAGACCAACGAGCCCAAGATTCTGGAGCAGTGTGAGTACCCACTGACCGGAGCAGGCGTGGTCAAGCGCATTTACACCGATCTCGCGGTTATCGATGTTACCGACGAGGGTTTACGGGTGCGGGAACTCTATGGCGACAATACCCTGGCTGAGGTTCAGGCGCTGACGGCGGCGACGTTATTACCACCGTTGTAG